GCGGCTGTCGGCCTTGATGACGACGCCGTCGATCTCGTAGCCGAGGGTGTCGCGAAGAGACTCTGCTGCCGCGATGAATGCGATGACTTCGTCGATGTTCGCGACGGTCTTTGCGTGGGTGTTCACGCGGAAGCCGGCAGCGCGAAGGGCAGCGAGGGCCTCAGACTGCGAGGGCATCAGGTAGTCGCCGTCACGAAGCAGAAAGTAGGCGTAGAGATCGAGACGGCGCTGCGCCACGATATTCGGTTCCAGTGTGCGGATGGTTCCCGCAGCCGCGTTGCGTGGGTTGACTGCTGGAGCCAGTCCCGCCGCTTCACGCTCCTGGTTCATCTTTACGAAGGCCGCTTGCGGCAAAACTACTTCGCCGCGTACTTCAAAATCCTGCGGCAGATCGGCGGCTTTCAACTTCGCCGCCGAGATGCTGAGTGGCACAGACTTGATGGTGCGGACGTTCGAAGTGACGTTCTCGCCGATCGTCCCATCTCCACGAGTCAGACCACGTTCGAGGCGTGCCGAACCGTTGGGTCCGGCAACGTAGTGGAGCGCAAGCGAGAGGCCATCGAGCTTCAGTTCGCAGACGTAACGGACGACCTCCGTGCTGGGCAGCGCCTCGCGCAGGCGAGTGTCCCACGCCCGCAGCTCGGCGTCGTTGTAGGCGTTGTCGAGCGAGAGCATGGGCCGCGAGTGCGGCACCTTCACGAAGCCGTCGGCAGGCTTGCCGCCCACACGCTGCGTCGGAGAATCGGGCGTGAGGAACTCCGGATGCTCGGCCTCAAGGGCCTTCAACCGGTTCATCAGCTCGTCGTACTGCGAGTCCGTCAGCTCCGGCGCATCGAGAGCGTAGTAGAGATGCTCGTGGTGATGAATCTCTTCCCGGAGAGAGTTGATCTGAGCTTCAACGGGAGATTCGGATGCGGAGGTCGGCTCGGACGGCATAGGCGAGATTATAGATTCGCGGCAGTGATGGGTTTGACGGATGGCTCGATCCAGCTTCGCCGGGCTTCGATTGACGCCAGGACATCGAAGTCGTAGAAGTCGCGGAAGATGTCGCGGCGATCCCGATAGGCCTGCACGGCAAGCGCGGTGAACTCGACGCGATCAAGAGCTGGATGGGTACCCCGGACAGCGGCAAGCGCCTTGATCCAGAAGACGGTGATGGTCTCGTGGTAGCCGCTAATTTCCCTGTTCTTGCCGCCGACGGCCTCGTTGAACCGGCGCACGCAGAGGCGCATGTGGTCGATCGCCGCGGCTTCATCGAGCATGTGGACGTAGCAGGCTCCGGCGGTCAGATGGCCTGCATGGGTGAACTCCTCTTTGGGTAGTGTTCCGGCTTCAAAGGCTGCCAGGAAGGCGTCAAGCTCCAGCTCCGATGGAGGGCGCGTGTCAGGCAGTATCGGCATGTCTTAAGAATAAAGGACACTGCGCGAGGATAATGGAGGCTGCGCGGTATGCTGGCTGCATGGAACCAGTCACCCACTTTCTTACCGGCGCGTGCCTTTCGCGGGCTGGACTGAATCGCAAGGCCGCGTATGCAACGTTGGCGATGACGCTAGCAGCGGAGGCGCCGGATATCGACACGCTGTGGTCGCTGGGCGGGCCCGTGGTTGGGTTCGAGCATCATCGTGGCTTCACGCACACATTTCTGGGGCTACCCTTCGAGGCAGCGATCATCGTGGGCGGGGTTTGGATCTTTCATCGATGGCGAGTTGGGCGAAATAGGACAACAGTCGCGCCGGTGCGTTGGGGGTTGTTGTACCTCTTCTGTCTGATCGGGCTGCTGAGTCATATCCTGCTGGACTGGACGAACAACTACGGCGTGCGGCCGTTCTTCCCCTTCAACCCGAAGTGGTACGCGGGGTCGATCGTATTCATCTTTGAGCCGGTCATCTTTTTGGCTCTGCTTCTGGCGCTGGTCGCGCCATTTTTCTTCGGGCTCATCAACAGCGAGGTTGGCGCGCGTCGGCAGCCTTTCCGGGGCAGAGGATGGGCGATCTTTGCGCTGGCTGTGATCGTGGGAGTCTGGGGATGGCGTTGGGTGGAGCAGGATAACGCCATCGCTCTGGCAAGGACAGAAGTCGCAGGCGGCAGAGTCTTCGCCAACCCCTATCCGCTGAACCCCTACCGCTGGCAAGTCATCGCCGAGACGCCTGATGCTTACCATTTGCTGACGGTCGATACCCTGCGTGGGATCGCGAGTGAGTCGCCGGAGAAAGATGTTCTTTACAAGCCGCCGACC
This Granulicella aggregans DNA region includes the following protein-coding sequences:
- a CDS encoding metal-dependent hydrolase is translated as MEPVTHFLTGACLSRAGLNRKAAYATLAMTLAAEAPDIDTLWSLGGPVVGFEHHRGFTHTFLGLPFEAAIIVGGVWIFHRWRVGRNRTTVAPVRWGLLYLFCLIGLLSHILLDWTNNYGVRPFFPFNPKWYAGSIVFIFEPVIFLALLLALVAPFFFGLINSEVGARRQPFRGRGWAIFALAVIVGVWGWRWVEQDNAIALARTEVAGGRVFANPYPLNPYRWQVIAETPDAYHLLTVDTLRGIASESPEKDVLYKPPTTLATLAAKRSFLGEVYLDWSMFPIVEQSGVDPDGYTTVTFRDLRFMYDTFLTSGRGNSRDNPPLMGTVTVDPNRKVAEMEMNGRTQK